In the genome of Monodelphis domestica isolate mMonDom1 chromosome 2, mMonDom1.pri, whole genome shotgun sequence, one region contains:
- the GREM2 gene encoding gremlin-2, translating into MFWKLSLSLFLMAMLVKVSETRKNRPPGAIPSPYKDSSSNNSERWHHHIKEVLASSQEALVVTERKYLKSDWCKTQPLRQTVSEEGCKSKTILNRFCYGQCNSFYIPRHVKKDEESFQSCAFCKPHRVTSVLVELECPGLVPPFRHKKIQKVKQCRCMSVNLSDSDKQ; encoded by the coding sequence ATGTTTTGGAaactttctctctccttgttcCTGATGGCAATGCTGGTGAAGGTGTCTGAAACCCGGAAGAACCGGCCCCCAGGAGCCATACCCTCCCCTTACAAggacagcagcagcaacaattcCGAAAGGTGGCACCATCATATCAAAGAAGTGCTGGCTTCTAGCCAGGAAGCCTTAGTCGTCACTGAACGCAAATATCTGAAGAGTGACTGGTGTAAGACCCAACCTCTGAGGCAGACGGTCAGTGAAGAGGGTTGCAAGAGCAAGACCATCCTCAACCGCTTTTGTTATGGCCAGTGCAATTCCTTCTACATCCCTCGGCACGTGAAGAAGGATGAAGAGTCCTTCCAGTCTTGCGCTTTCTGTAAGCCGCATCGGGTTACTTCTGTACTAGTAGAGCTAGAATGCCCAGGGCTGGTCCCACCTTTCCGACACAAAAAGATTCAGAAGGTAAAGCAATGCCGCTGCATGTCTGTGAACCTCAGTGACTCAGATAAACAATGA